In one window of Paraflavitalea soli DNA:
- a CDS encoding DUF58 domain-containing protein, whose product MRFYNNYIKPLYFSRRFYWSLAVVIALFLVSYAWPFLFRIGQLAFLFVAVVMLLDYVNLFFNRKGVTAVRELTERFSNGDENKVQLVLKNHYHFRVHLKVIDEIPIQFQRRDFELSTSLAGEEQQRLVYQLRPVERGEYIFHDTNLFIKSPLNVVVRRIKIEQEQMIKVFPSYLALRQFELMAHSNNLAEAGSRKLRKIGHSLEFEQIKEYVTGDDIRSINWKATARKGGQLMVNNFMDERSQQVYCVIDKGRVMKMPFEGMTLLDYAINATLILSRVALIRQDKAGLLTFAEQIGHFLPADRKAAQMGNILEALYNQQTKFLETDFEKLYALIRSRVTQRSLIVLFTNFESLAGLQRQLPYIRSIARSHLVLVVFFENTELRQLTEARANDIESVYVKTIAEKFIHEKKLMVKELQQHGILTILTAPENLTVNTINKYLELKAKQAI is encoded by the coding sequence TTGCGCTTCTACAACAACTATATCAAGCCCCTCTACTTCAGCCGCCGGTTCTACTGGTCCCTGGCCGTGGTAATTGCTTTATTCCTGGTATCTTATGCCTGGCCATTCCTGTTCCGGATAGGGCAACTCGCTTTCCTGTTTGTGGCAGTTGTCATGTTATTGGATTATGTCAACCTGTTCTTCAATAGAAAAGGCGTGACAGCAGTACGGGAACTCACCGAGCGCTTTAGCAATGGCGATGAAAATAAGGTACAGTTGGTATTGAAGAACCATTACCATTTTCGCGTTCACCTCAAGGTCATCGATGAAATCCCCATTCAGTTCCAACGCAGGGATTTTGAATTGTCTACTTCCCTGGCAGGCGAAGAACAACAGCGCCTCGTCTATCAATTACGTCCCGTAGAACGGGGCGAATACATCTTTCATGATACCAACCTCTTTATAAAGAGTCCGCTGAACGTAGTGGTGCGCCGCATCAAAATAGAGCAGGAGCAAATGATCAAGGTATTTCCTTCCTACCTCGCCCTGCGTCAGTTTGAGCTGATGGCCCATTCCAATAACCTCGCGGAAGCAGGCAGCAGGAAACTCCGTAAGATCGGCCATAGCCTCGAGTTTGAACAGATCAAGGAATACGTTACCGGCGATGATATACGCAGTATTAACTGGAAAGCTACCGCCCGCAAAGGTGGCCAGCTCATGGTCAATAACTTCATGGACGAGCGCAGCCAGCAGGTGTATTGCGTCATTGATAAGGGCCGCGTCATGAAAATGCCTTTCGAAGGAATGACCCTCCTCGATTATGCCATCAATGCTACCCTCATCCTTTCGCGCGTAGCCCTCATCAGACAGGACAAAGCAGGCCTCCTCACTTTTGCTGAGCAGATAGGCCATTTCCTGCCGGCCGACCGTAAGGCTGCACAGATGGGTAATATCCTGGAAGCCCTCTACAACCAGCAAACCAAATTCCTGGAGACAGACTTTGAGAAACTGTACGCACTCATTCGCTCACGTGTTACACAACGCAGCCTCATTGTACTATTTACCAATTTTGAATCCCTGGCAGGTTTGCAACGGCAGTTACCCTATATCAGAAGCATTGCCCGTAGCCACCTCGTGTTGGTCGTATTTTTTGAGAACACAGAATTACGCCAGCTCACAGAGGCAAGGGCCAATGATATCGAATCCGTGTATGTGAAGACCATTGCCGAAAAATTTATCCATGAAAAGAAACTCATGGTAAAAGAACTCCAGCAGCATGGTATCCTCACCATCCTTACTGCGCCGGAAAACCTCACCGTGAATACCATTAATAAGTACCTCGAATTGAAAGCTAAGCAGGCAATCTAA
- a CDS encoding BamA/TamA family outer membrane protein, whose product MLLATSCSVRNYNSSKPFPYRTTINLVGKTPEYDRLELQTKLQDQVDDSLKTRLISSWVFFRALKNPPVFDSLNIGRSKIFITNLLHSLGYFNPVVQDTFYIDTVANKQHGEQKRVYTTFTVTPGIAMRLDSIGYALETPELQALALKSMNGSLLKKGEPYSDQKVNGELDRLLAIYRDSGYYKFSKENIYAERDTVVAALIDPTLDPFEQLRLLDSLSKKREKPTINITIRQRPLKDSAHIRKFYMGNVRVYPDLSILEDSVPVTKDSATIQGYQFFFNSRRFKLPFIATNIRLRPGTAYSQRRYYRVINTFNQLGAWQNVDLTLQERYDSVPLLDAVLRLYPAMKHSLNVDFETSRNVSDFLSQGTYFGLGLNFRLLNRNAYREAIQTSTNARFGIEIGTHLVQTLQASLSHNIYFPKIILPKFLLDWFPRKTEGNERTLARRTVLNLTGAYTDRRDFFRAPSFNTSWGYEWTRRKTRASDPDNATQRWTKSYVLTPFNFEYTDLHKTDSLRKLEEAIPAYRFAFNDGMIISTVFSATAARQFDNDKRLVIIRGRIEESGALFGLIKSLELGDLRRFVKVDAEVKHYINRKRSSWAFRAFGGVAFIYGKTDTNGVIVKEHNLPFFKAFFAGGPYSMRAWQVRRLGPGSSTIYDTSDTTRVDRFGNMQLEFNAEYRFNITTIAGVKVNSALFVDIGNIWSKEYQNGQEVPEASFKLSRLYKDIALGAGTSLRLDFEFFMIRLDWAYRLKNPRYANMNYGWFQKIDIASGQLQLGIGYPF is encoded by the coding sequence ATGCTGCTGGCTACGTCCTGTTCAGTAAGGAATTATAATTCCAGTAAGCCATTCCCCTACCGGACGACGATCAACCTGGTGGGTAAAACACCGGAGTATGACCGGCTGGAATTGCAAACCAAGCTGCAGGATCAGGTAGATGACAGCCTGAAGACAAGATTGATCTCCTCCTGGGTGTTTTTCCGGGCGCTCAAAAATCCGCCTGTTTTTGACTCCTTAAACATTGGGCGGTCGAAAATATTCATTACAAACCTGCTCCATTCGCTGGGCTATTTCAACCCGGTGGTTCAGGATACCTTTTACATTGATACGGTTGCCAATAAACAACATGGGGAACAAAAAAGGGTCTACACTACTTTCACGGTAACGCCGGGAATAGCCATGCGTCTGGACTCGATCGGGTATGCGCTGGAAACGCCGGAACTGCAGGCACTGGCGCTCAAATCAATGAATGGGTCGCTGCTGAAAAAAGGGGAACCTTACTCTGATCAAAAGGTGAATGGGGAGCTTGACCGGTTACTGGCTATTTACCGGGACAGTGGCTATTATAAGTTTTCGAAGGAGAATATTTATGCAGAGCGGGATACGGTGGTAGCGGCCCTGATCGACCCTACGCTCGACCCTTTTGAGCAGCTGCGGTTGCTGGACTCGCTGAGCAAAAAGCGGGAAAAGCCTACGATCAATATAACGATCAGACAACGGCCGCTGAAGGACAGTGCGCATATCCGTAAATTCTATATGGGTAATGTGCGGGTATACCCCGATCTATCGATCCTGGAAGATTCTGTGCCGGTTACGAAAGACAGCGCGACTATCCAGGGATATCAATTCTTCTTTAATTCCAGGCGGTTCAAGCTGCCGTTCATTGCCACCAATATCCGCCTGCGGCCTGGTACGGCTTATTCGCAGCGCCGCTATTACCGGGTGATCAATACATTTAACCAACTGGGCGCCTGGCAAAATGTGGACCTTACGCTGCAGGAAAGGTATGACAGTGTGCCCTTGCTGGATGCGGTGCTACGGCTCTATCCGGCCATGAAACACAGTCTCAATGTGGATTTCGAAACGAGTCGTAACGTAAGTGACTTCCTTTCGCAGGGCACTTATTTTGGATTGGGACTTAACTTCCGGCTGCTGAACCGCAATGCCTACCGGGAAGCGATCCAGACCAGTACGAATGCCAGGTTTGGTATTGAGATCGGTACGCACCTGGTGCAAACGCTGCAGGCGAGTCTTTCGCATAATATTTACTTCCCCAAGATCATCCTGCCCAAATTCCTGCTGGACTGGTTTCCACGCAAGACAGAGGGTAATGAACGCACGCTGGCCCGGCGTACGGTGCTGAACCTGACAGGCGCTTACACAGACCGGCGCGACTTTTTCAGAGCCCCCTCCTTCAATACTTCCTGGGGTTATGAATGGACGCGGAGAAAGACCCGGGCTTCGGACCCGGATAATGCAACGCAGCGCTGGACGAAGAGTTATGTGTTGACGCCTTTTAATTTTGAATATACGGACCTGCATAAAACAGACAGTTTGCGGAAACTGGAGGAAGCTATCCCTGCCTACCGGTTTGCCTTTAATGATGGCATGATCATCAGCACTGTTTTCAGTGCCACAGCAGCCCGGCAGTTTGACAATGACAAGCGCCTGGTGATCATCCGGGGACGTATTGAGGAAAGCGGCGCCTTGTTTGGACTTATCAAAAGCCTGGAACTGGGTGATCTGCGGCGCTTTGTGAAAGTAGATGCGGAGGTGAAGCACTATATCAACCGCAAGCGGTCGTCCTGGGCATTCCGTGCTTTTGGGGGCGTAGCCTTCATTTATGGTAAAACGGATACGAACGGAGTGATCGTCAAAGAACATAACCTACCCTTTTTCAAGGCCTTTTTTGCAGGAGGCCCTTATAGCATGCGGGCCTGGCAGGTGCGAAGGCTGGGTCCGGGCTCTTCCACGATCTACGACACATCTGATACCACGCGGGTAGACCGGTTTGGCAATATGCAGTTGGAGTTCAATGCTGAATATCGTTTTAACATTACTACGATTGCCGGCGTGAAAGTGAACAGTGCTTTATTTGTTGATATTGGTAATATCTGGAGTAAAGAGTACCAAAATGGACAGGAAGTGCCGGAGGCTTCTTTTAAATTAAGCCGGCTATACAAGGATATTGCGCTCGGTGCTGGTACGAGCCTACGCCTCGATTTTGAATTCTTCATGATCCGTCTTGACTGGGCTTACCGGCTCAAGAACCCACGCTATGCGAATATGAACTATGGATGGTTCCAGAAGATAGATATCGCCAGCGGCCAACTACAGTTGGGCATCGGGTATCCTTTCTAA
- a CDS encoding TrmH family RNA methyltransferase, with translation MLVKSQVKYIQSLSQKKSRDEEGVFIAEGPKLINELLSTPNVQLKQLYAVPEWISQHPQMQTGSVVEVKEQELERLSFLQTPNQVVGVFRKPVFPKITSYRGQLSLMLDAIQDPGNLGTIIRCADWFGINTVICSPESADVFSPKVVQSTMGSISRVQVIYEDLVPFMEQHAGIPAYAATLHGTSLYDLQPLQQGILVIGNESKGIREELLKLCRHRITIPRKGEAESLNAAVATGIILSHIVR, from the coding sequence ATGTTGGTTAAATCGCAGGTCAAATATATTCAAAGTTTAAGCCAGAAAAAATCAAGAGATGAAGAAGGCGTATTTATCGCAGAAGGCCCCAAGTTAATTAACGAACTCTTAAGCACACCCAACGTACAGCTAAAGCAGTTGTATGCGGTGCCGGAGTGGATAAGCCAACACCCCCAAATGCAGACTGGTAGCGTTGTTGAGGTCAAAGAGCAGGAGTTGGAACGCCTGTCTTTTCTCCAGACACCCAACCAGGTGGTAGGCGTTTTTCGTAAGCCCGTATTTCCTAAAATCACCAGTTACCGGGGGCAGCTTTCCCTGATGCTCGATGCCATCCAGGACCCCGGCAATCTCGGCACCATCATCCGTTGTGCCGACTGGTTTGGCATCAATACCGTCATTTGCAGCCCGGAATCTGCCGACGTTTTCAGTCCCAAAGTGGTACAGTCAACCATGGGCAGCATCAGCCGCGTGCAGGTCATATACGAAGATCTGGTCCCCTTTATGGAGCAGCATGCCGGTATCCCTGCCTATGCAGCTACCCTGCACGGCACCAGTTTGTACGACCTGCAGCCATTGCAGCAAGGCATACTCGTCATTGGTAATGAGTCAAAAGGTATCCGCGAAGAATTATTGAAACTTTGCCGCCACCGCATCACCATTCCCAGAAAGGGAGAGGCCGAATCCCTGAACGCCGCCGTAGCTACCGGCATCATCCTATCGCATATCGTTCGATAG
- a CDS encoding stage II sporulation protein M, which yields MREGLFLKKNIDKWKQYQYEAASNPDEMAQQFTELVNDLGYAKTFYPHSKVTQYLNGLASKIYLGIYKNKREETSRFVRFWKTELPLTVRKYHRELLYSFLIFTALAVMAAFSAAHDETFVRGVLGDRYVEMTEDNIAKGDPFGVYKDENKIAMFLRIALNNIQVSLLVFVAGIFVSIGSAWFLFKNGIMLGAFQYMFFAKGLGWPSVLVIWVHGTLEISAIIIAGGAGFILGNSILFPGTRKRIDSLKRGAKDGLKLMIGLVPVFIVAAFLEGYVTRYSAMPQWLSISILALSFNFILWYFVLYPIRLEKKNRHIKSLS from the coding sequence GTGAGAGAAGGCCTTTTTCTGAAAAAAAACATCGATAAATGGAAGCAGTACCAATACGAGGCAGCTTCCAATCCCGACGAAATGGCCCAGCAGTTTACCGAGCTGGTCAACGACCTGGGATATGCCAAAACCTTTTACCCCCACAGCAAGGTTACCCAATATCTCAACGGGCTCGCTTCTAAGATCTACCTGGGCATCTACAAAAATAAAAGGGAAGAGACCTCCCGTTTTGTACGTTTCTGGAAAACAGAACTGCCCCTTACCGTACGCAAATACCACCGGGAGTTATTATATTCTTTCCTCATCTTTACCGCCCTGGCCGTAATGGCTGCCTTTTCGGCCGCCCATGATGAAACCTTTGTACGGGGCGTACTGGGTGACCGTTATGTGGAAATGACCGAAGACAATATTGCCAAAGGCGACCCCTTTGGTGTCTATAAGGATGAGAACAAGATCGCCATGTTCCTGCGCATTGCCCTCAACAATATCCAGGTATCCCTCCTGGTATTTGTAGCCGGCATCTTTGTATCCATTGGCTCTGCCTGGTTCCTTTTTAAGAACGGCATCATGTTGGGTGCCTTCCAATACATGTTTTTTGCCAAAGGACTCGGATGGCCCTCCGTATTGGTCATTTGGGTACACGGCACCCTCGAAATATCTGCTATCATTATTGCCGGCGGGGCAGGGTTCATCCTGGGCAACAGCATACTCTTTCCCGGAACACGCAAAAGAATAGACTCTCTCAAGAGAGGTGCCAAAGATGGACTGAAGCTAATGATCGGGCTGGTACCCGTATTCATTGTAGCTGCCTTCCTCGAAGGATATGTAACCCGGTATTCCGCCATGCCGCAGTGGCTCAGCATTAGCATCCTGGCCCTGTCGTTTAATTTTATATTGTGGTACTTTGTGCTCTATCCGATCCGGCTGGAAAAAAAGAACCGTCATATTAAATCATTGTCGTAA
- a CDS encoding RDD family protein, producing the protein MLLVKLDTGFNIEVEFPISPFHKRLFAWLIDMFLCWIYLELMTAIIDVPMFGVSWKQIMIGIPVLLYFPLCEITMNGQTLGKMALRIKVITEEGGQPSIGQYLIRWLFRMIDFPWWLLGAVLNEVLPWWILPLIFIGLACVIFTPKSQRIGDLLAGTILIDLKNRTSWQDTVFTEVESTYKPRYPQVMQLSDRDINTLKSIIESVRKKNDYQLAMKIGDRIKSKLKMDSDQDSIEFLQTLLKDYNYYSTN; encoded by the coding sequence ATGTTGTTGGTTAAGTTAGATACGGGTTTTAACATAGAAGTGGAGTTCCCCATTTCCCCATTCCACAAACGTTTGTTTGCGTGGCTGATCGATATGTTTTTGTGCTGGATCTACCTGGAACTGATGACGGCTATTATCGATGTGCCGATGTTTGGCGTGAGCTGGAAACAGATCATGATCGGGATACCGGTATTGCTGTATTTCCCTTTGTGCGAAATCACCATGAATGGGCAGACGCTGGGAAAAATGGCCTTGCGTATTAAGGTGATCACGGAGGAAGGGGGGCAGCCCAGTATTGGCCAATACCTGATCCGCTGGCTGTTCAGGATGATCGATTTTCCCTGGTGGCTGCTGGGCGCAGTATTGAACGAGGTATTGCCCTGGTGGATATTACCGCTCATCTTCATCGGACTGGCCTGTGTGATCTTCACCCCCAAATCGCAACGGATAGGTGACCTGCTGGCGGGCACTATTTTAATTGACCTAAAGAACCGCACCTCCTGGCAGGATACGGTCTTTACGGAAGTAGAATCGACTTACAAGCCCCGGTACCCGCAGGTTATGCAATTGAGTGACCGGGATATCAATACGCTCAAAAGCATCATTGAAAGTGTGCGTAAAAAGAACGACTACCAGCTGGCCATGAAGATCGGCGACCGGATCAAGTCGAAGCTGAAGATGGACAGTGACCAGGACTCCATTGAGTTCCTGCAAACGCTGCTGAAGGATTACAATTATTACTCTACGAATTAA
- a CDS encoding ABC transporter permease, with the protein MNIAAFIARRIAFNQQRSFSRFVIRLSIGATVISVAVMILTIAFANGFQKTISQKVFSFWGHVRVQSFDATAVSIAEEVPILKNDSVLHLKKKVPEIKTVQAFATKNAILKTAATIEAVLVKGVEKSYDFNNLQNFLVEGRWIHFTDSGYSNEINLSVYTATQLNLKVNDQLIIYFIQRGNPNFRPRKLTVAGIFKTGIEDYDKHIAIGDLKLIQRLNDWDSNQVGGYEIFLHDYNKMDKVSEDIVQELPIGLKSTTIKNIYPNIFDWLALQNKTIAIVLIIMIVIATLNLITCLLILVLERTRMIGVLKALGARNQTVQQVFLYHGTFITFFGLLLGNVIGLGICWLQQRYGFIPLPEEAYWISKAVADVVWWHVVLVDAGTFLVCFLVLLIPTIIVKKVQPVKAIRFS; encoded by the coding sequence TTGAATATCGCCGCCTTTATAGCCCGCCGTATCGCTTTTAATCAACAACGGTCCTTTTCCCGGTTTGTGATACGCCTTTCGATAGGCGCCACGGTGATCAGTGTGGCTGTTATGATCCTGACGATTGCCTTTGCCAATGGCTTTCAGAAAACGATCAGCCAGAAAGTATTCAGTTTCTGGGGGCATGTGCGGGTGCAGAGCTTTGATGCCACGGCGGTATCGATTGCAGAAGAAGTGCCCATCCTCAAAAATGATTCGGTCCTCCACCTGAAGAAAAAGGTTCCGGAAATCAAAACGGTACAGGCATTTGCCACGAAAAATGCCATTTTGAAAACGGCGGCCACCATTGAGGCGGTATTGGTGAAAGGGGTAGAAAAAAGCTATGATTTCAACAATTTACAAAACTTCCTGGTAGAAGGCCGCTGGATACATTTTACGGATAGCGGCTATAGCAATGAGATCAATTTATCGGTGTATACGGCTACGCAGCTTAACCTGAAGGTGAATGATCAACTGATCATTTATTTTATACAGCGGGGGAATCCCAATTTCCGCCCCAGGAAGCTGACGGTAGCGGGTATCTTCAAAACGGGTATTGAGGATTACGACAAGCATATTGCGATCGGTGACCTGAAGCTGATCCAGCGGCTGAATGACTGGGACAGCAACCAGGTAGGCGGCTATGAAATATTCCTGCATGATTATAATAAAATGGACAAGGTTAGTGAGGACATTGTACAAGAGCTGCCTATTGGTCTGAAGTCGACCACGATCAAGAATATTTATCCGAATATCTTCGACTGGCTGGCGCTGCAGAATAAAACGATCGCTATTGTTCTTATCATTATGATCGTGATCGCTACGCTGAACCTGATCACCTGCCTGCTGATACTGGTATTGGAACGCACGCGCATGATCGGTGTGCTGAAAGCGCTGGGCGCCCGCAACCAAACTGTGCAACAGGTATTCCTGTATCATGGTACATTTATTACCTTTTTTGGTTTACTGCTGGGCAATGTGATCGGATTGGGTATCTGCTGGCTGCAACAACGATATGGCTTCATTCCATTACCGGAAGAGGCTTACTGGATCTCCAAAGCGGTAGCAGACGTGGTATGGTGGCATGTGGTGCTGGTAGATGCGGGCACCTTCCTGGTGTGCTTCCTGGTACTGCTGATCCCCACGATCATTGTCAAGAAAGTACAGCCGGTGAAAGCCATTCGATTCAGTTAA
- the truB gene encoding tRNA pseudouridine(55) synthase TruB: protein MEQAINIFSDGQVLLINKPLEWTSFDVVRKLRAQMKIKKVGHAGTLDPLATGMLILCTGKFTKRINEYMAQEKEYTGTITLGATTPTYDLESEPENFKAYDSVTPAQLEAVTKQFTGEIMQVPPIHSAIKKDGKRVYELARRGEHVELEARKITIREFEFTNIALPILHFRVVCSTGTYIRSLANDVGIALGCGAHLSSLCRTRIGAFTIDKAMTMEQAQAMIKEALAQ from the coding sequence ATGGAGCAGGCCATCAATATATTCTCCGACGGACAGGTATTGCTGATCAACAAGCCACTGGAGTGGACTTCTTTCGACGTGGTACGCAAACTGAGGGCACAGATGAAGATTAAAAAGGTAGGTCATGCAGGGACACTCGATCCCCTGGCTACCGGCATGTTGATACTCTGTACCGGCAAGTTTACCAAGCGTATCAATGAGTACATGGCCCAGGAAAAGGAATATACCGGCACCATTACCCTGGGGGCTACCACGCCAACCTACGATCTCGAGAGCGAACCTGAAAATTTCAAAGCCTACGATTCCGTCACACCAGCACAATTGGAGGCCGTTACAAAACAGTTTACAGGCGAGATCATGCAGGTGCCTCCCATTCATTCTGCTATAAAAAAAGATGGTAAGCGCGTCTATGAGCTGGCCCGCAGGGGAGAGCATGTCGAACTGGAAGCAAGAAAGATCACCATCAGGGAATTTGAGTTCACCAATATTGCTTTACCTATTCTTCATTTTAGGGTAGTATGTTCCACCGGCACCTATATCCGTAGCCTGGCCAATGATGTAGGCATAGCCCTGGGCTGTGGTGCACACCTCAGCAGTTTATGCCGCACCCGTATTGGCGCATTCACTATTGATAAAGCAATGACGATGGAACAGGCCCAGGCAATGATCAAAGAAGCATTGGCGCAGTAA
- a CDS encoding DUF4129 domain-containing protein, with translation MFPVLLNTRLRSTGRLFLYIAFLWMPCMAVAQEEEPVVDTTIVTIEDSVVAPVESEDYKQEDFTPVQPELRIVPDSSVNKLKRDEAFAYANDSAYWTKKAKEPVKREKGFWDYFYEFFSGSGVRTVTYIILGVIFVLIIYRIIVVNNLFMTAASRRRKEGVQELENEIDDNDFDGKIQAAIQERDFRAAIRFMYLKSLRSLNDKGWIRYHAQGTNYEYISQVHPYGVGNEFRFLTHVYEYVWYGEFALSEEQFNRVHQNFQHFFNAVRP, from the coding sequence ATGTTCCCTGTTTTACTAAATACAAGGTTAAGAAGTACAGGCAGGCTCTTTTTATACATCGCCTTCCTCTGGATGCCCTGTATGGCCGTAGCCCAGGAAGAGGAGCCCGTCGTAGATACCACAATAGTGACGATAGAGGATTCCGTTGTTGCTCCTGTGGAAAGTGAAGATTATAAGCAGGAAGACTTTACCCCCGTGCAACCCGAATTACGGATCGTGCCCGACTCATCAGTCAATAAGCTGAAGCGCGATGAAGCTTTTGCTTATGCCAATGACTCAGCCTATTGGACCAAAAAAGCCAAAGAGCCTGTGAAGAGAGAGAAGGGGTTTTGGGATTATTTCTATGAATTTTTCTCCGGATCAGGCGTGCGTACCGTTACCTATATTATACTGGGCGTGATCTTTGTCCTCATCATTTACCGCATCATTGTCGTCAACAACCTGTTCATGACCGCTGCCTCCCGCCGGAGAAAGGAGGGCGTACAGGAACTGGAGAATGAAATTGATGACAACGACTTCGATGGCAAGATCCAGGCCGCTATACAGGAGCGCGATTTCCGTGCAGCTATCCGGTTTATGTACCTCAAATCGTTGCGCTCCCTCAATGATAAAGGATGGATCCGCTACCATGCCCAGGGCACCAACTACGAATACATTAGTCAGGTACATCCCTATGGTGTTGGCAACGAGTTCCGCTTCCTTACCCACGTATATGAATACGTCTGGTATGGTGAATTTGCCTTGTCCGAGGAACAGTTCAACCGCGTGCATCAGAATTTTCAACACTTTTTTAATGCTGTAAGACCGTGA
- a CDS encoding AAA family ATPase yields MEETFFELRTDLSSLQQSVETLKAEIGKVVVGQEQMVELLLTAVLADGHVIIEGVPGVAKTLTAKLLSKSISIGFSRIQFTPDLMPSDVIGTSIFNPKETSFQFKQGPIFSNIVLIDEINRAPAKTQAALFEVMEERQVTVDGHTYALAAPFMVVATQNPIEQEGTYHLPEAQLDRFLFKINVTYPTLEQEFRILSNHHHTTLNSMLGEVTAVISAAQIETLRHQVRTIRIEEKLISFITSIVANTRNHKSIYLGASPRASIGILNGAKALAAMRGRDFVTPEDIIFIIPPVLRHRIVLTPEKEMEGASTDDVIAQVIQSIEVPR; encoded by the coding sequence ATGGAAGAGACTTTTTTTGAACTCCGCACCGATCTTAGTTCCCTCCAACAATCGGTAGAAACACTGAAAGCCGAAATAGGTAAAGTGGTCGTAGGGCAGGAGCAAATGGTGGAATTGTTGCTGACAGCAGTGCTGGCAGATGGGCACGTTATTATCGAAGGGGTGCCCGGTGTAGCCAAAACACTCACCGCTAAATTGCTCAGCAAAAGCATTTCAATAGGCTTTTCCCGCATTCAGTTTACTCCCGATCTCATGCCAAGTGATGTGATCGGTACTTCTATATTTAACCCGAAGGAAACATCCTTCCAGTTTAAACAAGGGCCCATCTTCAGCAATATCGTGCTCATCGATGAGATCAACCGGGCGCCCGCCAAAACCCAGGCTGCCTTGTTTGAAGTGATGGAGGAAAGGCAGGTCACCGTTGACGGGCATACCTATGCCCTCGCGGCTCCTTTTATGGTGGTGGCCACACAAAACCCCATAGAGCAGGAGGGTACCTACCACCTGCCCGAAGCCCAGTTGGACCGTTTCCTGTTTAAGATCAATGTTACCTATCCTACATTGGAACAGGAGTTTCGCATCCTGTCCAATCATCACCATACCACCCTCAACAGCATGCTGGGCGAAGTAACAGCCGTTATATCGGCAGCGCAGATCGAAACTTTGCGCCACCAGGTGCGTACCATCCGCATTGAAGAGAAACTCATCAGCTTTATAACTTCCATCGTTGCCAATACCCGCAACCATAAGTCTATTTACCTGGGTGCTTCTCCCCGCGCATCAATTGGCATCCTCAATGGGGCCAAAGCACTGGCCGCCATGCGTGGACGCGATTTCGTAACGCCCGAGGATATCATTTTTATCATTCCCCCTGTTTTACGTCACCGCATTGTACTCACCCCCGAAAAGGAAATGGAAGGCGCATCTACCGATGATGTGATCGCCCAGGTGATACAAAGCATTGAAGTACCACGATAG